From a region of the Helianthus annuus cultivar XRQ/B chromosome 5, HanXRQr2.0-SUNRISE, whole genome shotgun sequence genome:
- the LOC110940670 gene encoding probable inactive receptor kinase At1g48480, which translates to MAVTATVLLFIFHILLFSPTGVVTDLTSDRAALLSLRSAVGGRTLLWQTTQQNPCKWAGVQCDPTVNRVTALHLPGVSLSGQLPLGIFGNLTSLRTVSLRFNTLSGALPVDISSCVQLRNLYLQGNHFSGPLPHTIFTSLQGLVRLNLAGNNFSGEISNAFNNFTRLRTLYLENNSFSGALPELNIPKLDQFNVSFNNLNGSVPKSLRSKPKESFIGNALCGSPLEKLCPVPPAVSVDFNRNRKKKSGLSGGAIAGIVIGSLVGLLVLLLLLFLVCRKRTTKKTSSIGIGATKLAEEEGLGEKPLTGSGTGSNGFSVAAAAAAAMTTPSTNVAGNKKLVFFRTSSSIFDLEDLLRASAEVLGKGTFGTAYKAVLEGGMMVAVKRLKDVTVSEPEFREKIEFVGAMDHQNLVPLRAYYYNKEEKLLVYDYMPMGSLSALLHGNKGGGRTPLSWEIRSAIALGVARGIEYLHSHGDDASHGNIKSSNVLLTKSLEACISDFGLAPLVGLPSTPNRVAGYRAPEVTDPRRVSQKADVYSFGVLILELLTGKAPTHALLNEEGVDLPRWVQSTVKEEWTSEVFDLELLRYQNVEEEMVQLLQLAIDCAAQYPDNRPTMSEVTRRIEELRGASLMRGTDSGSNPDHVHGLESE; encoded by the exons ATGGCTGTAACCGCAACAGTGCTGCTCTTCATCTTCCACATTTTACTCTTCTCACCGACCGGAGTTGTCACAGATCTGACTTCCGACCGAGCTGCTCTTCTCTCCCTCCGGTCCGCCGTCGGCGGGCGTACCCTCCTCTGGCAAACTACCCAACAAAACCCTTGTAAGTGGGCCGGTGTACAATGCGACCCCACCGTTAACCGCGTCACCGCTCTTCACCTTCCGGGTGTCTCACTCTCCGGCCAACTCCCTCTTGGCATTTTCGGAAACTTGACTAGTCTTCGAACCGTTAGTCTCCGGTTTAACACACTCTCTGGCGCTCTTCCGGTGGACATCTCTTCGTGTGTTCAGTTGCGGAACCTCTATCTTCAGGGTAACCACTTCTCTGGTCCTTTGCCTCATACTATTTTTACCAGTTTACAAGGTCTGGTTAGGTTAAACCTTGCTGGGAATAATTTCTCTGGTGAGATTTCAAATGCTTTCAACAATTTTACTCGGTTGAGAACCTTGTACCTTGAGAACAACAGTTTTTCTGGTGCTCTACCAGAGCTTAACATTCCTAAATTGGACCAGTTTAATGTCTCGTTTAATAACTTAAACGGTTCGGTTCCTAAATCTTTGCGGTCGAAGCCTAAGGAATCGTTTATCGGAAATGCCCTATGTGGTTCTCCTCTTGAGAAGTTGTGCCCTGTTCCTCCGGCGGTTTCGGTAGATTTTAATAGAAATAGGAAGAAGAAAAGTGGTTTGTCTGGTGGCGCAATTGCCGGAATAGTAATTGGCTCCTTAGTCGGACTGCTTGTTTTGCTTCTACTACTGTTTTTAGTTTGTAGGAAGAGAACCACTAAGAAAACAAGCTCAATCGGCATTGGTGCAACGAAGCTTGCTGAAGAAGAGGGGTTAGGGGAAAAGCCGTTGACAGGGTCTGGAACCGGTAGCAATGGATTCTCTGTTGCTGCAGCGGCTGCGGCGGCGATGACAACACCTTCCACGAATGTCGCTGGTAACAAGAAGCTTGTGTTCTTCAGGACCTCGTCTAGTATATTTGATTTGGAGGATTTGCTACGAGCTTCGGCGGAGGTTTTGGGAAAAGGGACGTTTGGGACTGCGTACAAGGCAGTGTTGGAGGGCGGGATGATGGTGGCCGTGAAGAGATTGAAGGATGTTACAGTGTCGGAGCCTGAGTTTAGGGAGAAGATTGAATTTGTGGGTGCAATGGATCATCAGAATCTAGTTCCACTGAGAGCTTATTATTACAACAAAGAAGAGAAGCTGCTTGTCTACGATTATATGCCAATGGGAAGCCTTTCTGCACTTCTTCATG GGAACAAAGGAGGTGGCAGGACACCATTGAGCTGGGAAATCCGGTCAGCCATTGCTCTTGGAGTTGCCCGTGGCATCGAGTATTTACACAGTCATGGTGACGATGCCTCTCATGGGAACATCAAATCATCAAATGTACTCCTGACCAAATCTTTAGAGGCTTGTATTTCTGATTTTGGTTTAGCCCCTCTTGTGGGCCTGCCCTCAACCCCGAATCGGGTGGCTGGATATCGTGCACCAGAAGTCACCGACCCACGCAGAGTCTCCCAAAAGGCTGATGTTTATAGCTTTGGGGTGTTGATATTGGAGCTTCTGACAGGAAAGGCCCCGACTCATGCCCTTCTAAACGAAGAAGGGGTTGACCTCCCGAGATGGGTGCAGTCAACAGTGAAAGAAGAGTGGACTTCTGAAGTATTTGATCTTGAGCTACTAAGGTACCAGAATGTAGAGGAGGAAATGGTGCAACTTTTGCAGCTGGCTATAGATTGTGCAGCTCAGTACCCTGACAACCGACCCACAATGTCAGAGGTCACCAGGCGGATTGAGGAGCTGCGTGGCGCTTCCCTAATGAGAGGGACGGATAGCGGTTCGAACCCGGATCATGTTCATGGGCTAGAGTCGGAGTGA